The following are from one region of the Flavobacteriaceae bacterium UJ101 genome:
- the topB gene encoding DNA topoisomerase (Releases the supercoiling and torsional tension of DNA, which is introduced during the DNA replication and transcription, by transiently cleaving and rejoining one strand of the DNA duplex. Introduces a single-strand break via transesterification at a target site in duplex DNA. The scissile phosphodiester is attacked by the catalytic tyrosine of the enzyme, resulting in the formation of a DNA-(5'-phosphotyrosyl)-enzyme intermediate and the expulsion of a 3'-OH DNA strand. The free DNA strand then undergoes passage around the unbroken strand, thus removing DNA supercoils. Finally, in the religation step, the DNA 3'-OH attacks the covalent intermediate to expel the active-site tyrosine and restore the DNA phosphodiester backbone; Belongs to the type IA topoisomerase family; Contains 1 Toprim domain.; KEGG: sty:STY4530 DNA topoisomerase III), producing MKVILAEKPSVARDIAKIVGANQRHDGYMSGNDYAVTYAFGHLIELANIKKYQEHLNLDNLPVIPDKLDIQLADDSGKKKQFNIIKKLFKEADEIINATDAGREGELIFRYIYLMAKIRVPFKRLWISSMTDEAIKKGFATLKDGLDYNNLYYSARARAESDWLVGLNGSIALTRSANTGKMLSVGRVQTPTVALITNRYLENKNFVPKDYFTISTLLNSHEQDFKALVEGRFDKKEDAEVILNKITEKATVKEIEKKETKTTTPLPFDLTSLQAEANKKHGYSAQETLQFAQNLYEKHKVLTYPRTDSRYLSTDMIEDIYQTFETLKNFQLKNYAEHLDVILERKNKKPINDKKVTDHHAIIPTGKDPQGLSEGERSIYKLVLFQFCKAFHKPVLKDSTKLVLQSEDVELIARGNILKDIGFKIFDGKKITEEDEDSILPPLQKDDVTDVKEKEIIAKKTTPPSILTEATLLKLMETAGKLLDDEDSDLADAMKEKGIGTPATRASIIEIIIKRGYIERQKSKLIPTELGLELVKNLDGFAILSPKLTGDWEHKLKQIERGELDYKNFSEQIKEYTHLITSQMKETGGKFKVFVDPSLQDCPCCGKGKIKHSPKSAFCTNNKYNNGDCNFYLPKTIAQKKLTEKQIETLLTKGETTILKGFTAKSGNKFDAGLKINKETARVDMIFPSREEVKKE from the coding sequence ATGAAAGTTATACTAGCCGAAAAGCCATCCGTTGCGAGAGATATTGCCAAAATTGTAGGTGCTAATCAACGACACGATGGTTATATGAGTGGAAATGATTATGCTGTAACTTATGCTTTTGGGCATTTAATAGAACTCGCTAACATCAAAAAATATCAAGAACATCTCAACCTTGATAATCTTCCCGTAATTCCTGATAAATTAGATATTCAATTAGCCGATGATTCAGGAAAGAAGAAACAATTTAATATTATCAAAAAACTTTTCAAAGAAGCAGATGAAATTATAAATGCAACCGATGCTGGACGTGAAGGAGAATTAATTTTTCGTTACATTTATTTAATGGCAAAAATACGTGTTCCTTTTAAACGTTTGTGGATTTCATCCATGACAGATGAAGCTATTAAAAAAGGGTTTGCTACTTTAAAAGATGGTTTAGATTATAATAATTTGTATTACTCTGCACGTGCACGCGCAGAATCAGATTGGTTAGTTGGATTAAATGGATCCATTGCTTTGACAAGAAGTGCTAATACTGGTAAAATGTTAAGTGTTGGACGTGTTCAAACACCTACTGTTGCCTTGATTACCAACCGTTATTTGGAAAACAAGAATTTTGTTCCTAAAGATTACTTCACTATTTCAACTTTATTAAATAGTCATGAACAAGATTTTAAAGCTCTAGTAGAGGGACGCTTTGATAAAAAAGAAGATGCAGAAGTCATTCTTAATAAAATTACAGAGAAAGCAACGGTTAAAGAAATAGAAAAAAAAGAAACAAAAACCACCACCCCACTTCCTTTTGATTTAACATCTTTACAAGCAGAAGCAAATAAAAAACACGGTTATTCTGCTCAAGAAACCTTACAATTTGCTCAAAATTTATATGAGAAGCATAAAGTTTTAACTTATCCAAGAACTGATAGCCGTTATTTAAGTACGGATATGATTGAAGATATTTACCAAACCTTTGAAACGTTGAAGAATTTTCAATTAAAAAACTATGCAGAACATCTTGACGTTATTTTAGAACGTAAAAATAAAAAACCCATCAATGATAAGAAAGTAACTGATCACCATGCTATCATTCCTACAGGAAAAGATCCTCAAGGATTATCTGAAGGAGAACGTTCTATTTACAAACTGGTTTTGTTTCAATTTTGTAAAGCTTTTCATAAACCCGTTTTAAAAGATTCTACCAAATTGGTTTTACAATCAGAAGATGTAGAATTGATTGCCAGAGGAAATATTTTAAAAGATATTGGATTTAAAATATTCGATGGTAAAAAAATAACGGAAGAAGATGAGGATTCTATTTTACCTCCTTTACAAAAAGATGATGTAACAGATGTAAAAGAAAAAGAAATTATTGCTAAGAAAACCACACCTCCTTCTATTTTAACAGAAGCTACCTTGTTAAAATTAATGGAAACAGCAGGTAAATTACTGGACGATGAAGATTCGGATTTAGCTGACGCTATGAAAGAGAAAGGAATTGGAACTCCTGCCACTCGTGCCAGTATTATCGAAATTATTATCAAAAGAGGTTATATTGAGCGTCAAAAATCAAAATTGATTCCAACTGAATTGGGATTGGAACTTGTAAAAAATTTAGATGGTTTTGCCATTCTATCTCCTAAACTTACGGGAGATTGGGAACATAAATTAAAACAAATTGAACGTGGAGAACTGGATTACAAAAATTTCTCTGAACAAATAAAAGAATATACACACTTGATTACCAGTCAAATGAAAGAGACAGGCGGGAAATTCAAAGTTTTTGTAGATCCTTCTTTACAAGATTGTCCTTGTTGTGGAAAAGGAAAAATTAAACATTCACCTAAATCAGCTTTTTGTACAAATAATAAATACAATAACGGAGATTGTAATTTCTACCTTCCTAAAACTATTGCACAAAAAAAATTAACAGAAAAACAAATTGAAACCTTATTAACTAAAGGTGAAACCACTATTTTAAAAGGTTTTACAGCTAAATCAGGAAACAAATTTGATGCAGGACTTAAAATCAATAAAGAAACGGCACGTGTAGATATGATTTTTCCATCAAGAGAAGAAGTCAAAAAAGAATAA
- a CDS encoding UPF0056 membrane protein (Belongs to the UPF0056 (MarC) family.), whose translation MITLLVTITGALFSIMNPLGTVPIFVGLTQNKAKTEIHRVALWTSVNILIILLICFFLGSYLLNFFGISLPSLRIAGGLIIASSGFALLTGQFSKHKGMKEREKDDAFSRNDIALTPLAIPMLAGPGTISLLISLNKEYQKLTDIIIICLSIILVTLIIFIILKFSHQITKFLGASGINALSRIIGFIIISIGVELILSTTLSFIQK comes from the coding sequence ATGATAACATTATTAGTAACGATTACAGGTGCTTTATTTTCCATTATGAATCCATTAGGAACAGTTCCTATTTTTGTTGGACTCACTCAAAATAAAGCCAAAACAGAAATTCATCGTGTAGCACTTTGGACTTCTGTTAATATTTTGATCATTTTATTAATCTGTTTTTTCTTGGGGAGTTATTTATTAAACTTTTTTGGAATCAGTTTGCCTTCATTAAGAATCGCAGGAGGATTAATTATCGCTTCTTCTGGCTTTGCCCTACTAACTGGACAATTTTCAAAGCATAAAGGAATGAAAGAACGTGAAAAAGATGATGCTTTTTCTCGTAATGATATTGCTCTGACCCCTCTTGCAATACCTATGCTAGCTGGTCCGGGAACTATATCGTTATTGATTAGTCTAAACAAAGAATACCAAAAACTAACTGACATCATAATCATTTGTTTATCCATTATTTTAGTTACTCTCATTATTTTTATCATTTTAAAATTCTCACATCAAATCACAAAATTTTTAGGTGCTTCTGGAATTAATGCTTTATCTCGAATTATTGGCTTTATTATCATCTCTATTGGAGTTGAACTTATCCTATCTACAACACTAAGTTTTATTCAAAAATGA
- the GMPP gene encoding mannose-1-phosphate guanylyltransferase (Involved in the assembly of a N-linked pentasaccharide that decorates the S-layer glycoprotein and flagellins. Involved in the biosynthesis of the hexuronic acid found at position 3 of the pentasaccharide; Belongs to the UDPGP type 2 family.; KEGG: ade:Adeh_3692 mannose-1-phosphate guanylyltransferase): MLFCAGLGTRLRPITNDIPKALVPVNGKTLLQRNIEYLNSYGIQDFVINIHHFGEKILQHLEENNHFGMNVQISDEREEVLETGGGLKKAAPFLSKEDFIVMNVDILTNMNLQHMIDFHTQRKPIATLAVTNRESSRKLLFNTQKELSGWCNKITHEKVISRPNSSLAELAFSGIHIISPTFINLMDRSDKHSIIDPYLKVAKTHTILGYDHSGDILIDVGKHETLQQATQIFK; encoded by the coding sequence ATGCTTTTTTGTGCGGGTTTAGGAACTCGTCTACGTCCCATTACTAATGATATTCCTAAAGCATTAGTTCCTGTAAATGGGAAAACACTTTTACAACGCAATATAGAATACTTAAATTCGTATGGAATTCAAGATTTCGTTATCAATATTCATCATTTTGGAGAAAAAATACTTCAACATTTAGAAGAAAACAACCATTTTGGAATGAATGTTCAAATCTCTGATGAACGTGAAGAAGTTCTTGAAACAGGTGGTGGTTTAAAAAAAGCGGCTCCTTTTTTATCAAAAGAAGATTTTATCGTTATGAATGTTGATATTCTAACTAATATGAATTTACAACATATGATTGATTTTCATACTCAACGTAAACCTATCGCTACTCTAGCTGTTACCAATCGTGAGAGTTCACGTAAATTACTATTCAATACTCAAAAAGAATTAAGTGGTTGGTGTAATAAAATTACCCATGAAAAAGTAATTTCTAGGCCTAATTCCTCTTTAGCAGAATTAGCTTTCAGTGGAATTCATATTATATCACCTACTTTTATCAACCTAATGGATCGTTCTGATAAACATTCTATAATAGATCCTTATTTAAAAGTAGCTAAAACACATACTATTTTAGGTTACGACCATTCAGGTGATATTCTAATTGATGTTGGAAAACATGAAACCCTGCAACAAGCCACTCAAATTTTTAAATAA
- a CDS encoding nucleotide-binding protein (Displays ATPase and GTPase activities; Belongs to the RapZ-like family.) yields MSTETIINTFHSLLQSKEITISQIDQLPGAGSNRIYFRIHTTNKTFIGTYSDNISENETFFYFAEHFKNQNLVPNLIAIAQDRKTYIQEDFGTTSLLNVLQKEGYSTSLYNLYKQALEKLAFMQIKGHQNLDYTQCFSTRKFDYQTMIADLYYFKFCFIDALNITYDKQKLADDFDSFIEYLTQTDHQYFMFRDFQSRNIQIQNNQPFFIDFQGGMQGAIHYDVASLLWQSRANLPMEWRETLLEDYITLANKQLDTPLQTESFKKEYNGYVLIRLIQVLGAYGFRGLFEKKQAFITSILPALENLEWFLQNKTIGIELPELFQLLQKITTPNIKNKFIVKKATSNPKLKINVGSFSYKKGIPEDTSGNGGGFVFDCRGILNPGRIDEYKTQTGRDQGVIEYLETKTRMPEFIQNVFNVVDITIEDYIDRGFENLQIMFGCTGGQHRSVYSADAMAKHLEEKYGIITKPFHREQEAKNWINEMY; encoded by the coding sequence ATGTCAACGGAAACCATAATCAATACATTTCATTCTCTATTACAATCAAAAGAGATTACAATCTCACAAATTGATCAATTACCTGGTGCTGGTTCAAACCGTATCTATTTTAGAATTCATACAACTAACAAAACTTTTATAGGGACTTATTCTGATAATATTAGTGAAAATGAAACTTTTTTTTATTTTGCTGAGCATTTTAAAAACCAAAACTTAGTTCCAAATTTAATTGCAATAGCTCAGGATAGAAAAACTTATATTCAAGAAGATTTTGGCACGACATCATTATTGAACGTACTACAAAAAGAAGGTTATTCAACCTCTCTATACAATCTATATAAACAAGCTTTAGAAAAATTAGCTTTCATGCAAATTAAAGGGCATCAAAATTTAGATTACACCCAATGTTTTTCTACTAGAAAGTTTGATTATCAAACCATGATTGCAGACCTATATTATTTCAAGTTTTGCTTTATAGATGCTTTAAATATCACGTATGATAAACAAAAGTTAGCTGATGATTTTGATTCTTTTATTGAATACTTAACCCAAACTGATCATCAATATTTTATGTTTCGAGATTTTCAAAGTCGTAACATTCAAATACAGAACAATCAACCATTCTTTATTGACTTTCAAGGAGGAATGCAAGGTGCTATACATTATGATGTAGCTTCACTATTATGGCAATCACGAGCTAACCTTCCGATGGAATGGCGTGAAACCTTATTAGAAGATTATATTACTTTAGCAAACAAACAATTGGATACACCGTTACAAACAGAATCTTTCAAAAAAGAATACAACGGGTATGTTTTAATTCGTTTAATTCAAGTATTAGGAGCATACGGATTTAGAGGATTATTTGAAAAAAAACAAGCCTTTATTACCAGTATTTTACCTGCTCTAGAAAATTTAGAGTGGTTTTTACAAAATAAAACCATTGGAATAGAGCTTCCAGAACTTTTTCAATTATTACAAAAAATTACAACACCCAATATTAAAAATAAATTTATTGTGAAAAAAGCAACAAGTAATCCCAAATTAAAAATCAACGTAGGTAGTTTTTCTTATAAAAAAGGAATCCCAGAAGATACCTCTGGAAATGGTGGTGGATTTGTATTTGACTGCCGTGGAATTTTAAATCCAGGAAGAATTGATGAATATAAAACACAAACAGGTAGAGACCAAGGTGTTATCGAATATTTAGAAACCAAAACACGTATGCCAGAATTCATTCAAAATGTTTTTAATGTAGTGGATATTACAATAGAAGATTATATCGATCGTGGTTTTGAAAACCTACAAATTATGTTTGGTTGTACTGGAGGTCAACATCGTTCTGTATATTCTGCAGATGCTATGGCTAAACACTTAGAAGAAAAATACGGTATCATTACCAAACCTTTTCATAGAGAACAGGAAGCTAAAAATTGGATTAACGAAATGTATTAA